In Candidatus Zixiibacteriota bacterium, the following are encoded in one genomic region:
- the rpmE gene encoding 50S ribosomal protein L31: protein MKAGIHPEYHETVVTCACGASYPTRSTRKTISVEICANCHPYFTGKQKLIDTAGRVERFRRKYGQTEQKQ, encoded by the coding sequence GTGAAAGCGGGAATCCATCCTGAATATCATGAGACGGTCGTAACTTGTGCCTGCGGCGCATCATACCCGACCCGCTCAACAAGAAAGACAATCAGCGTAGAAATCTGCGCCAATTGTCATCCGTATTTTACTGGCAAACAGAAGCTCATCGACACCGCCGGACGTGTGGAGCGCTTCCGACGTAAATACGGCCAGACCGAGCAAAAGCAGTAG
- the prfA gene encoding peptide chain release factor 1, protein MIEIVEKLEKKLARIDNELIDPVVLSDRKKQIELNRERRHVSGVLEVGREYRRIKTGLDEAYAILEDGSDPELVAMAREELTAYESQIEAVEADFKLKLLPHDPTDDKPAVIEVRAGTGGDEAGLFAADIFRMYQRYAETKRWKMEILNSSEAGAGGFKEIIFSLDGDGVYGKMKYESGVHRVQRVPDTETQGRIHTSAVTVAVFPEAEEVEIEIKESDLKVDVYRSSGPGGQSVNTTDSAVRITHLPSGLVVTCQDEKSQLKNKIKALKVLRARLFDAILAERQAKIAAERKTMVSSGDRSAKIRTYNFPQSRVTDHRINLSLYSLTDVLGGNVDALIEPLAQHDREERLKFEAVK, encoded by the coding sequence ATGATTGAAATAGTAGAAAAACTCGAAAAGAAACTCGCCCGGATCGATAACGAGCTTATCGATCCGGTTGTACTTTCTGACCGCAAAAAACAAATTGAGCTGAATCGTGAGCGGAGGCATGTGTCCGGAGTTCTCGAAGTCGGACGCGAGTATCGCCGCATCAAAACGGGCTTGGATGAAGCCTATGCAATTCTCGAAGATGGCTCTGACCCCGAGTTAGTCGCCATGGCCCGCGAGGAATTGACAGCCTATGAATCCCAAATCGAAGCGGTCGAGGCTGATTTCAAACTAAAACTGCTGCCTCATGACCCAACTGATGACAAACCGGCTGTTATCGAAGTCCGCGCCGGAACGGGGGGGGACGAGGCTGGACTGTTCGCTGCAGATATTTTCCGCATGTACCAGCGCTACGCCGAGACGAAACGGTGGAAGATGGAAATCCTCAACTCAAGCGAGGCAGGCGCTGGCGGCTTCAAAGAAATTATCTTTTCTCTCGATGGCGACGGTGTCTATGGCAAGATGAAGTATGAATCCGGCGTGCACCGTGTTCAGCGAGTACCTGATACCGAGACCCAAGGACGAATTCACACATCTGCCGTTACTGTCGCAGTTTTTCCTGAGGCAGAGGAAGTAGAAATTGAGATAAAAGAAAGTGACCTTAAAGTCGATGTCTACCGCTCTTCCGGCCCCGGCGGACAGTCGGTCAATACGACCGATTCAGCGGTTCGCATTACCCATTTGCCTTCCGGTCTCGTGGTGACCTGTCAGGATGAAAAGTCACAATTGAAAAATAAGATCAAAGCCCTAAAAGTTCTTCGGGCACGCCTCTTTGACGCCATTCTCGCCGAACGCCAGGCCAAAATTGCCGCTGAACGAAAGACTATGGTTTCAAGCGGTGACCGTTCGGCAAAAATCCGAACCTACAATTTTCCGCAGTCGCGTGTAACCGACCACCGAATCAATCTGAGCTTGTATAGCCTGACCGATGTTCTTGGCGGGAATGTCGATGCCCTTATCGAACCCCTTGCGCAACATGATCGCGAAGAGCGGCTCAAATTCGAAGCGGTCAAATGA
- a CDS encoding DUF1385 domain-containing protein: MADLNIGGQAVIEGVMMRSKDKISTAVRTANGEIVVKTEIYHPLSVRYPFLNTPILRGAVAFAEMMVIGIKTLNFSADVAMSDAEKEEANKKGKSVDPSKKQNNLYLAGSAIFALAFGVLIFFFTPLAIASLFGIQKDAVSFNLLAGGIRLTMFVLYVWGISFIKDFHRIFQYHGAEHKSIYTYEMGDELTPERAATYTRFHPRCGTSFILIVALLAILMYAVSDTIFTIAAGHPPALLPRFLLHMSLLPLVAGTSYELLKLSGKTRNNAITKVLIQPGLWLQRITTKEPTPDQLEVAIVALQAALGVVNTRIPSKSIPVS, translated from the coding sequence ATGGCTGATTTGAATATTGGCGGACAGGCCGTAATCGAAGGCGTAATGATGCGCTCCAAAGATAAAATCTCGACCGCGGTCCGCACCGCAAACGGCGAAATTGTGGTCAAGACCGAGATCTACCACCCCCTGTCGGTGCGTTACCCCTTTCTAAACACACCCATTCTCCGAGGCGCGGTTGCCTTTGCCGAAATGATGGTTATCGGGATCAAAACCCTTAATTTTTCGGCAGATGTTGCTATGAGCGATGCCGAAAAAGAAGAAGCCAATAAAAAAGGGAAATCGGTAGATCCCTCAAAGAAGCAAAACAATCTCTATTTAGCCGGAAGCGCGATTTTCGCTCTGGCCTTTGGTGTCCTGATTTTCTTCTTCACGCCTTTAGCTATTGCAAGTCTTTTCGGCATCCAAAAAGACGCGGTGAGCTTTAATCTTCTGGCGGGCGGGATACGTCTCACGATGTTTGTGCTTTATGTCTGGGGGATTTCATTCATCAAAGATTTTCATCGGATATTCCAATACCATGGCGCTGAGCACAAATCGATTTACACCTATGAAATGGGCGACGAACTGACTCCCGAGCGCGCCGCAACCTACACCCGATTCCATCCCCGATGCGGAACCTCGTTTATTCTCATAGTCGCATTGCTTGCTATTCTCATGTACGCCGTCTCCGATACAATTTTCACAATAGCCGCGGGTCATCCGCCAGCGCTTCTGCCGCGCTTTTTGCTCCATATGTCGCTCCTCCCGCTTGTGGCCGGGACATCGTATGAACTGCTTAAACTTTCCGGCAAAACCCGCAATAATGCTATTACCAAAGTACTTATCCAGCCCGGACTCTGGCTTCAGCGCATCACAACCAAAGAGCCGACCCCTGACCAGCTTGAGGTTGCCATTGTCGCCCTTCAGGCCGCGCTCGGAGTGGTCAACACTCGTATTCCCTCCAAATCCATTCCCGTTTCGTAG
- the prmC gene encoding peptide chain release factor N(5)-glutamine methyltransferase: MTAMVSQSPIIGHLPKFIAEKGKILEKVGIDAGKAEIEIILCSILDCDRLFLYLRGTTQLTQERLRRFDDILARRATRYPLQYILEESWFYGRKFFVSPAVMVPTPETEILCDTAMRFIKQRNLINPRLLDVGVGSGVISVTLANEIKDSQIIALDVSPDAIAVAKRNAEALGGADRIEFRRSDFFTAVKPDEKFDLILSNPPYISDDEYRDLPPEVLADPKISLTSGSEGLDAISHIIATAPTFLAPGGRVMFEIGYNQADRVAEITERDGRYRSIAILRDLNDIDRVVILGCDAE; the protein is encoded by the coding sequence ATGACAGCAATGGTGAGCCAAAGCCCAATTATCGGACACCTGCCGAAATTTATTGCTGAAAAAGGAAAGATTCTCGAAAAGGTTGGTATCGATGCCGGCAAAGCGGAGATCGAAATCATCCTCTGCTCGATTCTCGACTGCGACCGGCTTTTTCTCTATCTCCGCGGCACAACCCAGCTCACCCAAGAACGGCTTCGGCGTTTTGACGATATTTTGGCCCGTCGTGCCACACGCTATCCACTTCAGTATATCCTCGAAGAGTCCTGGTTTTATGGACGCAAATTCTTTGTCTCGCCGGCGGTGATGGTTCCAACTCCAGAGACTGAAATCCTGTGTGACACCGCAATGCGCTTTATCAAGCAGCGCAATCTTATAAATCCACGTTTGCTCGATGTTGGGGTCGGCTCCGGCGTTATTTCTGTCACTCTGGCAAATGAAATCAAAGACAGTCAAATAATTGCCCTAGATGTTTCGCCCGATGCGATCGCTGTTGCTAAAAGAAACGCGGAGGCGCTTGGCGGGGCGGACAGAATTGAATTCCGCCGATCTGATTTTTTCACTGCCGTGAAACCTGATGAGAAATTTGATCTGATACTTTCCAATCCGCCATATATATCAGACGATGAATACCGTGATTTGCCGCCGGAGGTTCTTGCTGACCCAAAAATCTCTCTGACTTCGGGAAGCGAAGGCCTCGATGCAATTAGCCATATCATTGCTACAGCCCCGACATTTCTAGCTCCGGGCGGGCGGGTTATGTTTGAGATCGGATACAATCAGGCCGATCGAGTGGCTGAGATAACCGAACGCGACGGCCGTTACCGGTCGATTGCCATACTTCGCGATTTGAATGATATTGACCGTGTGGTGATTCTTGGATGCGACGCTGAGTAA
- the nth gene encoding endonuclease III codes for MATPEETTPETIDQTRTRAVKIIQILQKTYPQAKCALLFGDVHQLLVATILSAQCTDERVNLTTPLLFEKYQNIEAFASADVKELEKEVFSTGFYVNKAKAIKESAKQIIEKFGGEIPKSIAELTTLAGVGRKTASVVLGVGYGIAEGIVVDTHVGRISRLLGFTRKNDPAKIEKI; via the coding sequence ATGGCTACACCCGAAGAAACAACTCCGGAGACAATAGATCAGACTCGCACACGCGCCGTCAAAATAATCCAAATACTCCAAAAAACATACCCGCAGGCAAAGTGCGCGCTACTTTTTGGGGATGTCCACCAATTGCTTGTCGCCACAATTCTCTCGGCTCAGTGCACAGACGAGCGGGTTAATCTGACAACCCCATTGCTCTTTGAAAAATATCAGAACATTGAAGCTTTTGCCAGCGCCGATGTGAAAGAGCTTGAAAAGGAAGTCTTCAGCACCGGATTCTATGTCAATAAAGCCAAAGCCATCAAGGAATCGGCAAAGCAGATTATCGAAAAGTTTGGAGGTGAGATCCCGAAGTCAATTGCTGAATTGACCACACTCGCCGGGGTTGGCCGAAAGACCGCATCAGTTGTCCTTGGTGTAGGTTATGGCATCGCCGAAGGAATTGTAGTGGATACCCATGTCGGACGAATCAGCCGCCTGCTTGGGTTCACAAGAAAAAACGACCCGGCAAAAATCGAAAAGATTTGA